One stretch of Ictalurus punctatus breed USDA103 chromosome 5, Coco_2.0, whole genome shotgun sequence DNA includes these proteins:
- the chdh gene encoding choline dehydrogenase, mitochondrial, producing MVRPPLSAWLALGLARKATFPHSRHFPVSCYSTTSSDQKTPSFSYVIVGAGSAGCVLANRLSENPSESVLLLEAGPKDLLLGCTRLSWKIHMPAALTYNLCDDKYNWFYHTLPQAGMDGRILYWPRGRVWGGSSSLNAMVYIRGHAEDYNRWQTEGAEGWDYERCLPYFRKAQTHELGADQYRGGSGPLHVSRGKTDHSLHHAFIEAAQQAGYPFTKDMNGYQQEGVGWMDMTIHKGKRWSTASAYLRPALSRHNLKAEVRCLTTRILFDGTRAVGVEYQQNGQMKKVFADKEVIVSGGAINSPQLLMLSGVGNADDLSKLEIPIVQHLPGVGSNLQDHLELYVQQQCTKPITLYKSQKPFHMVKIGLEWLLSFTGYGATAHLESGGFIRSRPGVTHPDIQFHFLPSQVIDHGRVMPKLEAYQVHVGPMRSRSVGWLKLKSRNPLDHPLIEPKYLSTDVDVLEFRECVKLSREIFAQPAFGPFRGVELQPGISVRSDAEIDAFVRQKADSAYHPSCTCKMGQATDPMAVVDPETCVHGLQGLRVVDASIMPSIVSGNLNAPTIMIAEKAADAIKGLPSLQDQGVPVYQPASLETQR from the exons ATGGTGCGACCCCCCTTGTCTGCTTGGCTGGCTTTAGGACTTGCCAGAAAAGCAACCTTCCCACATTCCCGACACTTCCCTGTTTCCTGCTATAGCACCACTTCATCTGATCAGAAAACTCCATCCTTCAGCTATGTCATTGTGGGAGCAGGCTCAGCGGGATGTGTGCTGGCCAACCGCTTATCAGAGAATCCATCTGAGTCTGTCCTCCTCTTGGAAGCGGGGCCCAAGGACTTGCTGCTTGGGTGTACCCGCCTGTCGTGGAAGATACACATGCCAGCAGCACTGACCTACAACCTCTGCGATGACAAGTACAACTGGTTCTATCACACACTGCCACAGGCAGGAATGGATGGCCGGATCTTGTACTGGCCTCGCGGCCGTGTCTGGGGTGGCTCGTCCTCACTCAATGCCATGGTCTATATCCGTGGGCATGCTGAGGATTACAACCGCTGGCAGACAGAAGGTGCTGAGGGCTGGGACTATGAGCGTTGCCTCCCATACTTCAGGAAAGCCCAGACCCATGAATTGGGAGCGGATCAATACCGGGGTGGCAGTGGACCCTTGCACGTTTCCAGAGGCAAAACTGATCACTCTCTTCACCATGCGTTTATTGAGGCTGCTCAACAAGCTGGCTACCCCTTCACCAAGGACATGAATGGGTACCAGCAGGAAGGTGTTGGCTGGATGGATATGACCATTCACAAAG GCAAGAGATGGAGCACAGCAAGTGCATACTTGCGGCCTGCTCTGTCCAGACACAACCTGAAGGCGGAAGTGAGATGTCTGACCACACGGATCCTTTTTGATGGGACTCGAGCAGTGGGAGTGGAGTACCAACAGAATGGTCAGATGAAGAAG GTATTTGCTGACAAGGAGGTCATTGTCAGTGGCGGGGCCATTAACTCCCCACAGCTGCTTATGTTGTCTGGGGTGGGAAATGCTGATGATTTGAGCAAACTGGAAATCCCCATCGTGCAGCACCTTCCAG gtgtgggaAGTAATCTCCAGGATCATTTGGAGCTGTACGTCCAACAGCAGTGCACTAAACCGATCACTCTATACAAATCTCAGAAACCATTCCACATGGTTAAGATCGGCCTAGAGTGGCTTTTGAGCTTCACAG GTTATGGTGCTACAGCTCATCTGGAGAGCGGTGGTTTTATTCGCAGTCGCCCTGGCGTCACTCATCCTGACATCCAGTTTCACTTTCTGCCATCTCAGGTTATCGACCATGGCCGTGTCATGCCCAAACTCGAGGCTTACCAG GTACACGTTGGACCAATGAGGAGTAGGAGCGTTGGCTGGTTAAAACTGAAGAGCAGAAATCCACTTGATCACCCTTTGATTGAACCCAAATACCTCTCAACTG ACGTTGATGTTTTGGAGTTCCGGGAGTGTGTGAAGCTGTCACGTGAAATCTTCGCCCAGCCAGCCTTTGGGCCGTTCCGGGGTGTTGAGCTGCAACCTGGCATCTCTGTCCGTTCTGATGCTGAGATTGATGCCTTTGTGCGGCAGAAAGCAGACAGTGCCTATCACCCGTCCTGCACCTGCAAGATGGGCCAAGCCACGGACCCAATGGCTGTTGTGGACCCAGAGACGTGTGTGCATGGCTTGCAGGGCCTCAGGGTGGTGGATGCCTCAATCATGCCCAGTATAGTCAGTGGCAACCTGAATGCCCCCACAATCATGATTGCTGAGAAGGCCGCTGATGCAATCAAGGGGCTTCCCTCACTCCAAGATCAGGGTGTCCCTGTTTACCAGCCAGCCAGTCTGGAGACGCAGAGATGA